A region of the Corallococcus silvisoli genome:
TGGCGCAGCGAGAGGTGGCGGGATGACGGCGCGCGTGGTCCTTCCCGGTGGGACGCTGGGCATCCTGGGCGGCGGCCAGTTGGGGCGCATGATGGCGCTCGCCGCGCGCACGCTGGGCTACCAGGTGCAGGCGTTGGATCCGGACTCGGCGTGCCCTTCGCGCTCGGTGGTGGACCGCTGCATCACCGCGTCCTTCGCCGACACGGCGGCCGCGGAGGACCTGGCGCGCGCGTGCGACGTGGTGACGCTGGAGATTGAAAAGGTGGCGCTGTCCACGCTCAACGCGGTGGCCCGCCACGCGCCCATGCGGCCCGGCGCCTCCGTGCTGGAGATGGTGCAGCACCGCGGCCGGCAGAAGGGCTGGCTCGCGAAGGGCGGCTTTCCGCTGGGGCCGTGGCGGGAGGCGAACTCGGAGGCGGAACTCTCGGAGGCCATCGCCGCGCTGGGCGGCAAGTGCTTCATCAAGTCCAGCGAGGGCGGCTACGACGGGCGCGGCCAGTACGAGGTGAAGCAGGCCTCCGAGGCGGGCGTCGCGTGGAAGGAGCTGGGCGAGCGCTCCGTGGTGGTGGAGGCCGCGCTGGACCTGAAGGCGGAGCTGTCCGTGCTGGTCGCCCGGGGGCCGGATGGCCAGCTGGCGGTGTACCCGCCGGCGTTCAACCATCACGAGGAGCGCATCCTCGCGTGGTCGCTTTTGCCGGGACCGCTGCCGGACGCCGTGCTGTCGCAGGCGTCGCAGGTGGCTCGCGACATCACCTCCGCGCTGAAGGTGGAGGGGCTGCTGGTGGTGGAGATGTTCCTCCTGGGCGACGGGGCGCTCCTGGTGAACGAGGTGGCGCCCCGGCCGCACAACAGCTTCCATTCGACGGAGGTGGCGTGCTTGACGAGTCA
Encoded here:
- the purK gene encoding 5-(carboxyamino)imidazole ribonucleotide synthase, with translation MTARVVLPGGTLGILGGGQLGRMMALAARTLGYQVQALDPDSACPSRSVVDRCITASFADTAAAEDLARACDVVTLEIEKVALSTLNAVARHAPMRPGASVLEMVQHRGRQKGWLAKGGFPLGPWREANSEAELSEAIAALGGKCFIKSSEGGYDGRGQYEVKQASEAGVAWKELGERSVVVEAALDLKAELSVLVARGPDGQLAVYPPAFNHHEERILAWSLLPGPLPDAVLSQASQVARDITSALKVEGLLVVEMFLLGDGALLVNEVAPRPHNSFHSTEVACLTSQFEQAVRAVCNLPLGSVEVVRPAAIVNLLGDLWLREGGPRFAQALALPGVRLHLYGKRDARKGRKMGHLSAVGRTPEDALERVKAAATLLGM